The bacterium region TGTGCTTGCCTCTATCCAGGATACCATATATACCAACAACAGAGACAGTAGTTATATTACATATTTGCCTTTACAGGGCGGTGACCTTGCTGTTACTAAAAATGCTGTAAGTGATTCTATGGCTATTACAGGCACAGACACACTGAACCTGTCAGGCCCCGGCAAAACAATTGTATATACTGTCAAGGTTGTAAATAAGGGCCAGCTTGATTGTGAAGATATTAAATTTACTGACACAATCCCTGACAGGTTAACTTTAAAAACATTTACCGGAGCATCTTTTACTTATTCGGGAGATACCCTGAAGTGGAATCTGTCTAAACTGGGGCCCAATGGCGCTTCAAAAGAGTTTACCTATAAATGCATTGTTGATTCTTTAATGCCCCCATGGGATATAATGCAGGTAAATACGGTATGGGCTTATTCAATTTCTGATACATTGCCGAATAACAATTCCGCAAAGGATTCTGTTTTATGTGTGGGCCCTGCAGTACCGGATCCTGAAATAAAAGCAACTCCTTCTGCTATTGCTCCATTGGACAGTGTTAAAATAGAAGTCATGAGCCCAATTGATGCTGTATGGTGGGATATTACTGTTATGTATGATGACGGATCTCAAAATACAGTATATGCAGACCAGTTTATATCAGCGACAGATTTAAAGGCTCATGTGTGGCGTACTGTTAATCCGGATTTAACAGACACAAGAATGAGGACTACTGCTACAGAAGAAAATATAATCATTACTCTTCATACCCGTGATATGTGGAATGTGGAATATTCGGCATCCGCTTCAGTACTTGTAAAAAGCAGTAATCAGTTTTATCTTGATGAAAATAAATTAATTCCTGATCAAAAGCCTGAACTTGGAATACGTTTCAGGTTGAGTTCCAATAGACGTGCTGAAATAAAAATTTATGATATTTCCGGAGCTTATATTGCGACGGTTTATGATGCCCCTGCTTTCGCAGGATGGAACCATACAGTATGGGATGGGAAAGATTCTGCGGGGAGAAGCGCCGGCAGCGGCCTTTATATAGCAGTTCTGAATTCAGGAAATTACCAAAAAGCACGTAAATTCATCCTTATTCGATGAAATGAGGAGTCTGACTGATGAAAAAATATATTAAAACAGTTTTAATATTTTTCTCTGTGCTTTCAATGTTTTTTATTCCGCAATTAAATGCACAGGATAATATTGGGCTTCCGTTTTTAAAAATCGGGATTGGTGCCCGCCAGGCAAGTATTGGCAGCGCTTTTACTGGTGTGGGAGATGATATTTATACCATGTTCTGGAATCCGGGTGGATTAGGGCATATACGCAGATGGCAGTGGGCGGCATCATACAACAGATGGTTTTCGGATCTTTATCAGGCAGGCTTTGCTTATGCAGGCCAGATTAATTGCCTCGGAAGCAAAAAAACAACCATAGGTTTTTCAGCTACATACCTTGGCATGCCTTCCTGGGATGCTACTGGAGGGAAGGATAGTCCGGTAGAAGCAAGCCATACGACAGTAATGGTAAGTGCAGCGCAGCGCCTTGACTGGCTGACAAAATGGGTCTCTGCAGGTGCTAATCTGAGATATATTTCAAGCAAGTTTGACCAGTACGGCTCAACGGGTTTTTCAGCAGATGCAGGGGTTTTAATAAAAACACCGCGGTTTAAGATTGGTTCCGGGATATTTAAATACGGTGTTTTAAGGGCAGGTGTAAGTGTTCAGCACATTGGAAGTGCTATGACATTTAACACACAAGGTGCAGACCTTCCGAGAACCATAAGATCAGGTATGTCGTTTTTAATGGGAAGTTACAGAAAGATAAGTCTGCTTTTTGCAGGAGAATTTGTTAAAGTTCAGGGCAGGGACAATGTTTATTCTGCAGGAGCTGAATTCTGGTGGAAGAATATTGCTGCAGTCAGAGCCGGATACCTGATTAACGGCAAAGACCTCGGAAGCATGACTTTTGGGTTCGGACTTAGATGGGACGATGTATTCAGATCTATACTCGGATTAAAAAGCAAGTATGGAGATGCAATTTCCATTGATATTGCGAATGCAGGTTTTGGAGATGTTTTAAATCAGACTTACAGAGGATCTGTTTCACATTATCCCGTGGCACCGGAACCATTTGGAATGGAGCAGCCGGTTGTTGAGTCATCAATTAATGTTAAACAGGCATCACCGGTTTATTTAACATGGGACAAAGCTTTTGATCCTGATATATTTGATGATGTCAATTATTATATTTTTATAGATAAAGACAAGGCGAAAATAGAGAGAGCCGTATCTTCCATAAGCAGAAATATGAATGGATTTCTTGCTTCCTCATTGAAAGATTCTTTATTTATATGTGAGCCTGTAAGCTATGAATCTTTCAGGTGCAACATTCACGAAGGCGGAGTGTACTATTGGTGTGTTGCAGCTTATGACAGAGCATATCATGTGCGCCTTGCAAGAAGAGGCATTCACAGGGTAATACAATTTGTTGTTGCAACCCATGATCTTGCAATAGACAATTTGGCTTTTACTCCCTCAGAATGGATTGATACTACGCCGTTACAGGGGAAAATATCTTTCAGAGTGTTAAACAGCGGCTCTGCAGCATCATCAATGTACAGGATTTTTGTAACAGACAAGAGCATCGGCACAGGAACGTTACAGGATACAATTTTTGTAAAGGATCTTCCCTGCCTGGCTTCGGAAAGGGATACAGTAATTACTTTTACATGGAATACTTATGTTCAGGGAAAACACAGAATTACTGCATCAATAGATCTATCTTCTGATGAGCTTGAGCTTGAGAAGGATAATAATAGCACAGAAGAAGTATTTATATCAATACCTAAAGGCACGTTAACAGCGGAAGATACAGTTGAGGTTATGGCCACAGGTTATGAAACAACAGAGATACCCGTAGTGCCTGAGGTTTATTTTAAACCGTTTTCTGACAAAGTTGATTCCTGTTATTTCAGCCCTGATACAACAACAGTACCTGTTCTTACAATACTTTCGGGCAGGCTTAAAAAATATTCTGAAATAACAGCAGTACTTGCAGGGCATAT contains the following coding sequences:
- a CDS encoding DUF11 domain-containing protein; this translates as ISHSSSDTIQNKTWRTVELGVDINGIKDTDTGDYLSPDGPADLALVQHIMTKQYKVSGNDTTFFVQPRDTVKFKIFIKNVGHKNVSVSTVTNYLPAFAKVISSEPLVSNTQGDAVKWNIGFMAVGSSKKIEFTCLVDTLKLSGPAVYKDIAVLASIQDTIYTNNRDSSYITYLPLQGGDLAVTKNAVSDSMAITGTDTLNLSGPGKTIVYTVKVVNKGQLDCEDIKFTDTIPDRLTLKTFTGASFTYSGDTLKWNLSKLGPNGASKEFTYKCIVDSLMPPWDIMQVNTVWAYSISDTLPNNNSAKDSVLCVGPAVPDPEIKATPSAIAPLDSVKIEVMSPIDAVWWDITVMYDDGSQNTVYADQFISATDLKAHVWRTVNPDLTDTRMRTTATEENIIITLHTRDMWNVEYSASASVLVKSSNQFYLDENKLIPDQKPELGIRFRLSSNRRAEIKIYDISGAYIATVYDAPAFAGWNHTVWDGKDSAGRSAGSGLYIAVLNSGNYQKARKFILIR
- a CDS encoding PorV/PorQ family protein translates to MKKYIKTVLIFFSVLSMFFIPQLNAQDNIGLPFLKIGIGARQASIGSAFTGVGDDIYTMFWNPGGLGHIRRWQWAASYNRWFSDLYQAGFAYAGQINCLGSKKTTIGFSATYLGMPSWDATGGKDSPVEASHTTVMVSAAQRLDWLTKWVSAGANLRYISSKFDQYGSTGFSADAGVLIKTPRFKIGSGIFKYGVLRAGVSVQHIGSAMTFNTQGADLPRTIRSGMSFLMGSYRKISLLFAGEFVKVQGRDNVYSAGAEFWWKNIAAVRAGYLINGKDLGSMTFGFGLRWDDVFRSILGLKSKYGDAISIDIANAGFGDVLNQTYRGSVSHYPVAPEPFGMEQPVVESSINVKQASPVYLTWDKAFDPDIFDDVNYYIFIDKDKAKIERAVSSISRNMNGFLASSLKDSLFICEPVSYESFRCNIHEGGVYYWCVAAYDRAYHVRLARRGIHRVIQFVVATHDLAIDNLAFTPSEWIDTTPLQGKISFRVLNSGSAASSMYRIFVTDKSIGTGTLQDTIFVKDLPCLASERDTVITFTWNTYVQGKHRITASIDLSSDELELEKDNNSTEEVFISIPKGTLTAEDTVEVMATGYETTEIPVVPEVYFKPFSDKVDSCYFSPDTTTVPVLTILSGRLKKYSEITAVLAGHIDALTGEKDPGLADKRAEAVRSQLILMGVNPSQIRISKNHRDKVLGRRRMPADKQDAIWIMEQYRKVSFSVPQKDEYALFGPITVAVDTTIRQSIPFDIRVLSPGGLSTWRINGAKSLLTLHSKRCVKNDSISGIIQWDGSSHSGSLVPRDKWIEYSLILTDSLDRVFRTHVDSIYLKEKQTIRRREIFGAAKFAKTEPVYKFYWDRLMEIGKELVENSSMRVRFEGHACAVGPENVNQKLSLNRALRFTEAFKVRLKKYYPGSYSSVVSRIDKPVGFGESEPLKVKLKNKGLVVLGNNYSPTGRYLNRRIMVLLYIEH